The following nucleotide sequence is from Scleropages formosus chromosome 4, fSclFor1.1, whole genome shotgun sequence.
GTATCTGCCGAGTTAGTCCTAAATAAAGCTTTAGATCGAGAGAAACAGCCTGTAATTCATCTCCTACTGACGGCTGTTGATGGTGGGAAACCTCCCAGGTCAGGGACGTTACAGATCTTTGTCAATGTGCTTGATGCCAATGACAACGCTCCGGCATTTGAGAATGCTGTGTACAAGGTAAGCGTGGCCGAAAACGTCATGATAGGGGCAACTATAATAAAGCTAAATGCAACAGATCCTGATGAGGACATTAATGGCCAAGTtgtatattcatttagtagCGAAGGAGCAAAGGACATTCTGAATAAATTTGCAATAAATCCAAATACTGGTGAGATAACAGTTACTGACAATTTGAATTATGAAGAAAGCAGCGTCTATGAAATTAGAATTGAAGCGCGAGACAAAGGCCATACGCCCCTGGCTTCCCACTGCAAAGTATTGGTGAAAATTATAGACATAAATGATAATGCTCCGGAAATCAAAATGACGTCCCTTTACGAGACCGTCAAAGAGGATGCAACACCTGGCACTGTCGTTGCACTGATTACAGTTTCAGACAAGGATGACGCAAGAAATGCAGTCGTACATTGTTATATTTCCGGAATCGCTCCTTTTTTATTGGAGAAGTCATACAGAAACTACTATTCTTTAAAACTAGGATCAACTCTAGATAGAGAGAAAACTTCTCAGTACAACGTCACTATTACAGCTACTGATGAGGGAAGCCCTCCTCTGTCCAGCACCAGCGTCATAACCGttcatgtttctgatgtgaACGACAACGCTCCTCGATTCCCAGAACCGGTCATTAATGTGTATGTGAAGGAGAACAGTCAGATAGGGACCGTTATAAGTACTGTGTCTGCGACCGATCCAGACGAAAACGAAAACGCCCGTGTGTCATATACGTTGGTGGACAGCGGTTCCCTCAATGTGCCTTTTTCGACTTTAATTAACGTGAACTCTGCTAGCGGGGAAATACACAGCATGCGGTCTTACAATTACGAGGAAGTAAAAACCTTCCAGTTTCAAGTTCAGGCCACGGACTCTGGAGTTCCTCCACTGAGCAGCAACGTGACTGTGAACGTTTTTATCCTGGATGAGAATGACAACAGTCCTGGGGTTCTGCCGCCCTATTCTGACCAGGGCTCCGTCAATAGCGAGAACATTCCCTACTCTGCCGAAGCGGGATACTTCGTGGCCAAGATCAGGGCTGTAGACGCCGACTCTGGATATAATGCTCTACTGTCTTATCACATCGCCGAGCCCAAGGGAAGCAACCTGTTCAGAATCGGAACGAGCAACGGGGAGATACGGACTAAGAGACGAATGAGTGACAATGACTTGAAAACTCACCCGCTGCTCATCCTGGTTTCTGATAACGGAGAACCTTCACTGTCAGCGACCGTGTCAATAGACGTTGTGGTTGTGGAAAGTAAGGGTGAAATGCAGACTCCGTTCAGACCAGTGCCGAGCAAAGAGGAGAGCTTTTCCGATTTAAACTTGTATTTGCTCATCGCCATCGTGTCGGTGTCGCTCATATTTTTACTGGGTCTCATCACTTTGGTGGCAGTAAAGTGCCACAGGACAGACGGCAGTTTGAGTCGGTACAGCGCTCCAGTCATCACCACACACCCTGACGGGAGCTGGTCTTACTCCAAGTCCACCCAGCAGTACGACGTGTGTTTTAGCTCAGACACGCTGAAGAGTGATGTGGTGGTTTTGCCAACGCCTTTCCCACCTGCAGAGGCGGAACTGATCAGTATTAATGGAGGTGATTCCTTAAAACGGAACCAAACGTTACCCAAGAGTGAGAAGGTAAGATGGAATCGACACTTGTTTCGTAGTTTAAACTTCACATCTACTATGTGCTAGGTTTCTCTCCACttggtaaataattaagcaTAATTTGTTAGAATCAACATGTAagtgtattaattttaattcataTAGCATGCGTAATGATGAACATCTAACACAGCTGAATTAAGTCTCGACGTCTGCAGCAGGTAATATCCAAAATCATCAAATTTTTTTCCGCTCCctttgctattaaaaaaaataagaaaatttttgTACATACTCTAATTTCATGAAATCGTTTAAGATTACGTGTTAGGTTATGTCTTGGGTTTCAGTACCTTCATAGTTTAAAAGCAGTCACTTTTTATTATATGGGAAATTCACTGCAAGAAGCAAACAGAAACTAATTTCATCAGATTTCGGAACCGATTTTGTCCTTGTCAGGAAATAACGtattgtcacatcccacggggtcactgcccctcctggtcagaggcggcgccactcagtgccgctagctaacgctcacctatcacctcacagtctcgtaggacatggaggtataaaaggagccagcggagcagaactagtcgcggattcttaatcagcagttctcttgtgcttcgttggcgattggtagtctcttgttccctcagtttgttttctaggtgtgcatgttccagtcccgagtgcccgtcccgtcagttcctgcctcttgttcttcagtcctggtccatcgttcctgtccggtatttcgtcacgtctcagggttgcggtcagactcacagattagcgtttcactgttcaccgtagttccaacaccgtgtgtgtttcctggtctcgtgtttcttgtttcactcccaccgagtgtcttacaatactcaccgtacacgtctaacctcacactgcacgtgaagtcattatatatttcgtctgtgtttggacgtaatagcaacgcgcgtccgtgtcggactcccgtccggacgctacagaagaatccgcctgctaatatgacttcagcggaatggcgtgagctggcggatctgacagaggcgaaccaagaacggctcctggtttgcgcaaacgccgctagccgcctcacagatcagttggagcagttgacacgactcctcagtcacggtgggcggggcgccgatccgaccagttcgcaaacgcatgatgattggcggacatgtcttttgatcgtctttatgcttcctcgggtcctcgcgcagagcccacgagccctgtgcagaccaatgggatcagcgctactgagcagctgtccgttcccttcccggaggctttgcaaggtagtagaggtgagaaccagaattacacagaatactcaatctccagtccagcctctctgttcccagggccctactctccagagtcaccccctagcccagacagaaagacagagagacagttcttccccagcaccaagagttttcaggtgcgttccaggtctccagtggagaagacatccagcccccgattgtcaagaccactctctcaggagttctcgccggattaccggagcaactccgggtccagccggaccccgacgccgccagggcagcaggtgccctacagccctgtggacagtgagccggctcaagcacgcaaccttgtcagctgtgcagggctcgaagaacagtgcgtcagacagggaataatacgactcagtaacgggcgtttgacagaggaggaaaggaggcgccgttttctgcaacgcttgtgc
It contains:
- the LOC108934193 gene encoding protocadherin alpha-8-like isoform X5 translates to MTLRERRIYIRTTGLLLLLLCLRDVMSEQIVYSVFEEVSQGTIVGNIAKDLNLKVPELELRMLQIISGSSKKYFDVNSKTGMLLVNERIDREALCLNSHSCSVELEIILHYPLNVYRLEINILDINDNTPAFTEKSANIRIAESTMTGTKFPLLNAVDPDVGSNSVKNYKLSSNEYFSIDVNTDGALVSAELVLNKALDREKQPVIHLLLTAVDGGKPPRSGTLQIFVNVLDANDNAPAFENAVYKVSVAENVMIGATIIKLNATDPDEDINGQVVYSFSSEGAKDILNKFAINPNTGEITVTDNLNYEESSVYEIRIEARDKGHTPLASHCKVLVKIIDINDNAPEIKMTSLYETVKEDATPGTVVALITVSDKDDARNAVVHCYISGIAPFLLEKSYRNYYSLKLGSTLDREKTSQYNVTITATDEGSPPLSSTSVITVHVSDVNDNAPRFPEPVINVYVKENSQIGTVISTVSATDPDENENARVSYTLVDSGSLNVPFSTLINVNSASGEIHSMRSYNYEEVKTFQFQVQATDSGVPPLSSNVTVNVFILDENDNSPGVLPPYSDQGSVNSENIPYSAEAGYFVAKIRAVDADSGYNALLSYHIAEPKGSNLFRIGTSNGEIRTKRRMSDNDLKTHPLLILVSDNGEPSLSATVSIDVVVVESKGEMQTPFRPVPSKEESFSDLNLYLLIAIVSVSLIFLLGLITLVAVKCHRTDGSLSRYSAPVITTHPDGSWSYSKSTQQYDVCFSSDTLKSDVVVLPTPFPPAEAELISINGGDSLKRNQTLPKSEKPKTPNADWRYSASLRAGMQSSVHMEESSVIQGAQGVLVQNWPTVSSAAGDAEGGEVSPPVGAGINSNSWHFRYGPGPGYGPPQHLKPGEVPEAFLIPGSPAIISIRQDQGGPDDKGDFITFGKKDETKKKKKKKKGKDKKEKGKDEGDE